The DNA segment TGACCACCTGCACAGATTTTTCTGCCCGGCTCTCTGCCGGGTTGAAGGCAAATTGATTCAGGACGATCTGACTGTCCGGACCTATGGAAAAAGTCGAGCCATCCCGGAACTGGATCACGGCCCGGGAGCCGGGACCAGTGATGATTTTTTGGCGGGGATAAACCGCATCATTGACAGCGATGGGTACCGGCTGGGCTTTCCCGTCCTGGCCCTTGACATCTTTTTCCACCTCGATGACCCGCCCCAGGTGCAACCTTTTGCCCGGTCCCGTTCCACCCGGACCGGGTTGCCCGGTCGCGCCTGTCCCCGGAGAGGTCTGGTCGGCGGCCAAAACATCCCCGCCGGCAAAGAGATGCACGGCAACCAACCCCGGCAACACGATCAATCCACACTTTTTCATGACTGTCACCTGCGTCCCTCCCCAAAATTCAGAGACCCGCCGTTGTCTACACGCAACCATGCCAAGCCAGGATACAGAAACAGCTCGATAATGTTAAGAAGTTTCTTATCGTGACAGTTCACTGGGGAACGAAACCGCTTTGTCAGACCGGTTTTTACGGTGATGACCTCCGGGAAAGGCGGCATGGGGTATGATCGATGCCTGCAACCCCATGGCCAAAAGAATCCAAAAAAAGTAGGCATTGGCTGGAATTTGAAAATTGAAATCCACCAAACCGTGCAGGGAAAGGGAGAGCGTGCCGGCCAGTGAGGCAAACAGGATTCCCCGGGCAAAGGGATCCCGGCGACGCAGATAGCGGCGAACCATGGTCCACCAGCAGGAAATAAAAGCAGCACCCAACAAACCAAAACCCAGCAACCCCTGGGCAGCCAGGATTTCAAGATAATCATTGTGGGCATGGTCGTTGAATTTTTGGATTTTTTCTGTTCGATAAATGGGAAAAATGTATTTGAAGGTGCCGCTGCCCGCGCCAAATATGGGATAATGCCCAATCATTTCAACAGTCCCGGCATGAACTTCCAAGCGTCCCGACTGCTCCATGAACGAACCCTTGAACCGTTCTGTCAAAATTCCAATGCCCATTCCCCCTCCGGCAATCAAAGACAATATCAGGATGGGAATAATGAGGCGTTTTTCCCGATTGGATTTTCGGCGCCGAAATTGTGCCAGAATGACCACCAACAGGAGAGAAACCAGCAGTGCCATGTTTCCCCCCCGGGACGTGCTTAAAAACAAGGCCAAAAACATGAGAACCAGTAATGAAGAGACCACGCCATTGCGGCTGCTGATCTTCTGAAGTGCCCATATCAGGGATTCCCTGAAGCTCCTTTGACTTTCACTGCTGCGCATCCAGCCAAGCAACAAGCCAAATCCAAGCGGAATGGCCATCTCCAACAATCCGGCAAAATGATTCCTGTTGACATACGTTCCATGGACGCTCCCCTTGCTTTCAGGAACCCACCAGGAAATATCAAAGCCGGTAAAGTACACGAACAACCCGAAAACAGCCTGAAAAATTCCACAAAAAAGAATGGTCCAGGCCAATATGCGCAAACGTTCCCGGGTTCGCGCCACCACCAACACCAGAAAAGCCGCCAAAAAATAGGTTAAATATTTCAGCCACTCCACCAGGGTGGCCGTTCTGTCAAGGGACACCACAAACGATTTGCCTTCAACACCAGTAAAATGGTTTATCTCCACTGTTGCCGGAGAAAATATTGAAAGAATGGACACATGAATGGGAACAACCTGGAGCAACGGAATCATGACCCAAACAAATAAAAGAAATACCTGGGTGAAATGTTCATGAAAAACTCTCCCGAATGACTTCTTCTCTCCAAGATGAGAAAAAAAGTACAACCCGGTTAATAAAAATGTACCCGCCTCCAGAACACTCCAGGCCCAGGGGCGATTGCTGCCCAGGGGCAGAGGTGCCCAAAAAATCAGCAGCAAGAACAGATAGAAAATCCATGATTCGAGAGAATCTTTTTTTTCAGACACAACCGAACCAACCTTCATGGACGTTCTTTCACGATTTCTTTTTCGCCAGAAGACACAATGCCAAAATATTTATCGAACTCTGCACGAAGCGTGGGCTGAAAGCGCACAAGGGGCAGAATATTGTCTTTTTTTCCATGGCGTTTCACCAATTCGAGAACCTGATGCGGAGAGTGTCCCATGACACGCAGCGCAACGTTGAGAATGTCGTTTTGCAAACGCTCTTCCAGGGAAGACCACAAGGTGAACCCCAAGCGCACCACATTCAGTTGGACACTGGGTTCCCAGGGTGCAAAAACCATGGCCCGCTCCAGGTGCAAAACCGATTCCGGCCAATGATCCCGCCCCTGGACCATGCGCACCTGGGCCAGATTGATCCAGGTATATCCCCAGGTGGGCCGCAATCTGGCGGCTGTTTCATAGCTGACCACTGCCTCCTGCAACAAGGCCGATGCCCTGACGGTGTCTTCCTTGATCTGGCGTGACCATATATATTGCAACTGTCCAAAATGCAACCAGTATTCAGCATTGCCCGGATGCAGTTCCAATGCATGTTTGCCATAGACAACGGCTTGTTTCCAGACCTTTTCCTTTTCTTCGAGGGATAATTTCGGATCCTGGATCCTGACCAACAATTTTTCCAGGGGTAAAACATAAAATTCTGCCAACCCCCAACTCCCGGCCCAGTAGGAAAGGAACAGGCACAGACCAAACAAAGCCAGAGGCAACAGGGAGACCCGCCAGACGGACAGATTCGGTTTCACAGCAAGGCTCCGGGAACGGAGGTCACCATGGCCAGAGCGCGAGAGTGGCCGACAATCCGGATCGCTTCACGGACGCCTTCCTGGAGATTGGGAGAACGCCTCTGAACGTCGTGTGCATCACTGGCGATGACATGCGCCCACTCTTTTTCCAGTAAAATTCTGGCGCAGCGCCGAACTACCGGTCCAAACTCGCCGGTAAGCGAACCAGCCGTCAATTGACTGAGACACCCCATCTCCACAAAGGGAGCCATTTTTCCCGGATTGGCCAGGACCGACCCGTTCCGCTCTGGATGGGTCAAAACGGGAACGTAATTCCGATCCAGCAACCTGCGGATGACCTTGTCACTGCCTGGCGGAATCATATCATGCGGAAATTCCAACAGGAAATAATAGCGCGGCCCAGTTTTATTCAGGGAAGGCAAGCTGCCATTTTCCGCCAAGGCCAGAAGATTCGGAGAGATGCGGACATCCGCCGCCCAGCGCACATCCAGATCAATCTGCTGTTGGCGCAAATAACCCTGGAACCAGACGGTTGCCTGTTGAATACGGGCTGGCGCGTTGTCATGGACTCCTGGGTTCATATGGGGCGTGGCCACCAGGATTTTGGTTCCCGATGCCACCGCGCACTCAGCCATGGCCAGCGATTGCCGGGGACTTTCCGGACCATCGTCCAATGACGGCAGAATATGGCAGTGGATATCGATCAATCCTGTCAAAAAATCAGCCTTTGGAGCCGTCTTTGTCATCTCCGTAGTAACCGTAACCCGTTCCGTAGCCTGTTCCATAGCCATAGCCGTAGCCATAGCCGTAGCCATAGCCGTAGCCATAGCCGTAGCGGTAGCCGCCACTGTAATACATCAACTGGCGCATATCGACACTGTTGAAGACGCACCCGACGACAGAAATCTGTGAATGGTGCAAGCGACGCAGCGCACCCATGACCACGTCACGACCGGCTTTATGGGCCTTCACCACAAAGACGACACCATCGGCCTGTTCACCCAGGATTTGTGCATCGGTGACCACCAGGGTGGGCGGCGCATCAATGATGATTCGATCATACTCCTTGCGCAATTCGGTCAACATGTCCCGCCAGCGCTTGGAAGCCAGGATTTCACTGGGAAATGGGGGTGTCGGTCCGCTGGGCAGGATATGCAAACCGAAGGTCGTTTCCACGACCTCCTTGCGTAAAATTTCCATGGAGGTCCGACGGGGATCCACAGCCTGACGCCGGTCAACACCTTGCCGCTGGTCCAATCCATCGCGGCGTTCCACGCCACGCCACTCGGATTCCGAGCCTTTCTGGCGGCGTTCCACCCCGGAGCGCTGATCCAAACCCGACCGACGCTCCTTATGGGTGCGATGTTCCTGCTGGAGATAACCAGACAGATAGCCAGTCACGCCTGCGGAACCGGTGACCGGAAAAATTTCCTTGAGGCGAGGACGCCGCAGATCGGCTTCCAGCAGCAAGACCCGGTCACCAGCCTGATTGAAGGCTTGGGCCAGGTTGATGGCCACGGTGGTCTTCCCCTCTTCGGGCAACGCGGAAGTCACCATGATGATCTGCATGGGACGATCGATATCCGCAAACAGCAGGCCGGTGCGCAGACTGCGTACCGCCTCCGAATAGTTGGACTTGGGATGCCTGGACTGCATCTCTTCCGGAGGTGTGGGATCGCGCCGCCGCAAGTGCAACAGGGGAAGGGTTGCAAACAGGGGCAGGCCGCTCATCATTTCCAGCTCTTCGGGCGTTTTCAAGGTACTGTCGGAAAATTCCAGGAGGAACGCCAGGCCCAGACCCGTTACCAATCCCACAAATGTCCACAGCATCAGGGTACGGTTTTTATTGGGCCAGAAGATTCCCCCGGGAGGTCTGGATGACTCCAGAAGACGGGCATTGGCCGTTTGCATCCCTTCACTGAGACCGGTCTCCTTGAAACGTTTCAAAAACATGTCATAAAGCTGGCGATTGGCGGCCACTTCCCGCTCCAGCTTGTTCATCTGGTAGGTTTTTTTCTGGATTTGCTGAACCTGTCCCCGCTGGGATTCCAGTTCTCTTGCCAGACGACTCGCCTGGGCGTCGGCCACGGTGTATTCATGTTTGACGATGGCCACCAGACGCTCGACTTCCTGCCTGACCTTGCGATCAATCTCCTCCAGTTCCTTCTGTGTCCGAATGATGCGGGGATGTTTGGGACCATAGCGGTCGGAGAGTTCGGTCAGGCTCTGCTCGATTTTGCCTTTTTCTTTTTTCAGCTCAAGAAGCTGTAGACTGTCTGAAAAAGGAAGCTGGGAAATATCCCCCTTGTATCCCTTCAACATGCCCGCCAGTCGCTCATATTTGGTCTGGGCCGCCCCGGCCTCTGCACGTACCTGGGCCAACTGGGTATTGATCCCATCCATTTGCTGACGGTCCATGCTCTGTGCTGCCTGGGAATCCAGCAAACCCGTTGTTTCCCGGTAGACCTGCAAATCTTTTTCGGATTTTTCCAGGGACTTGCGCAAATTTTCCAGTCGGCTCATCAACCAATTGGCAGCATGCTGCGTCACCTGGAGTTTGGCTTCCATTTCCTGGTCGATGAAGACCTGGATGATCGTATTGGCGACTCGTGCTGCAAGTTTCGGATCTTCAGCCACAAAGTAGACTTTAATGATTTCACTGCGACCAACGGTTCCGACGCTGATCCGTCCCTGGACCATATCCACGACCTGTTGCACGCGCTGGGGATCGGGTTTTCCATCGTCCACGACCGGTTCGTCAGAATCTTGACGAACCGGATCTCCTCCCAACAACTGGGACAGGGATTCGGGCAACAACGAGCTGAAGGACCAGCCACGCCGTTTGGAAAGCACTCTGGGATCAAACTCGGGCACCAGATCCAGCCGCTCGCGGCGCACCACTTCTTCGGCCAATTTTCGATTCTTGATCAGCTCCATCTGGGTCTGCATATACCCGGACTGACCGGCATTGGACTGATAGACATCGTCGAAGGCGATCAATTTGACCGTTTTTTGTTCGATGACCATGCTGGCTTCAGCCTGGTACAGGGGTACCAGGGACCACAGGTAGACCTGGGTCGGCATGACGAAGAGAAAAACGACGCTGATGATCTGCCACTTTCGTCGCAACATCAGCAGCAGAAAGAAGCGCAACGAATAGCTGGGACCCTCGATCTCGGACGGCCCATGTTCGGCATAGGGGGCACGCACCTGAGCGGAGGCATGACGCACCCTGCCGGAGTCCAACCCCTCTTCAGCCTTGACAATCGTGGCATCAGCCATGCGGAAACCTCACCAGAAACCTTCCGGAACTGTCAATATGTCATCCGGATAGACTGGATCATCCAGGCGTATGCTGAATTCCTTATGGCTGGGATCGTTGCCACGAATGACGGTAATTTTCTTGTCGGCGGCCCGCTCGGAAAACCCGCCAGCCAGGGTCACGGCCTTGCGAACCGTCAAGCCGGGCTGGAAGGGAAAGCCACCGGGACTTTTCACTTCGCCATTGATAAAATACATTCGAAAATCAGTGATGGAAACGTTTACCACGGGATTGCGCAGGTATCCGTCTGCCAGCCGGCTGCGCAACAATTTCTCTACGTCCTTGACCGTCAAACCCGATACGGTAACATCTCCCAGAAAGGAGAAGGAGATCTTGCCATTCGGTCCGACCTT comes from the Magnetococcales bacterium genome and includes:
- a CDS encoding O-antigen ligase family protein → MSLDRTATLVEWLKYLTYFLAAFLVLVVARTRERLRILAWTILFCGIFQAVFGLFVYFTGFDISWWVPESKGSVHGTYVNRNHFAGLLEMAIPLGFGLLLGWMRSSESQRSFRESLIWALQKISSRNGVVSSLLVLMFLALFLSTSRGGNMALLVSLLLVVILAQFRRRKSNREKRLIIPILILSLIAGGGMGIGILTERFKGSFMEQSGRLEVHAGTVEMIGHYPIFGAGSGTFKYIFPIYRTEKIQKFNDHAHNDYLEILAAQGLLGFGLLGAAFISCWWTMVRRYLRRRDPFARGILFASLAGTLSLSLHGLVDFNFQIPANAYFFWILLAMGLQASIIPHAAFPGGHHRKNRSDKAVSFPSELSR
- a CDS encoding polysaccharide export protein produces the protein MRQQSRSWCRWRSGVFSWLMVALLLFLFHGVASAAEESHLRSQYRLGPGDKIQISVNEEPDLSGMHKVGPNGKISFSFLGDVTVSGLTVKDVEKLLRSRLADGYLRNPVVNVSITDFRMYFINGEVKSPGGFPFQPGLTVRKAVTLAGGFSERAADKKITVIRGNDPSHKEFSIRLDDPVYPDDILTVPEGFW
- a CDS encoding capsular biosynthesis protein; amino-acid sequence: MTKTAPKADFLTGLIDIHCHILPSLDDGPESPRQSLAMAECAVASGTKILVATPHMNPGVHDNAPARIQQATVWFQGYLRQQQIDLDVRWAADVRISPNLLALAENGSLPSLNKTGPRYYFLLEFPHDMIPPGSDKVIRRLLDRNYVPVLTHPERNGSVLANPGKMAPFVEMGCLSQLTAGSLTGEFGPVVRRCARILLEKEWAHVIASDAHDVQRRSPNLQEGVREAIRIVGHSRALAMVTSVPGALL